The [Bacillus] selenitireducens MLS10 genome includes a region encoding these proteins:
- a CDS encoding site-specific DNA-methyltransferase, producing the protein MDFQKLAIEELIPAGYNPRKQLKPGDPEFEKIKTSIETFGYVDPVIVNADHTVIGGHQRLTVLKTLGYDEIDCVVIDIDKTKEKALNIALNKISGEWNKDLLVELIEDLQSTDIDIGITGFDPPEIDQLFNEVHDKDIDEDDFDVDAALQEETITQPGDVWQLGRHKLICGDSTEAGTYETLMAGEKANLIVTDLPYNVDYEGSAGKIQNDNMGDQEFYTFLLKAYQNMFGHLEDGAGIYVFHADRETVNFRTAMKDAGFFIHQTCIWVKNAPVLNRCDYLYTHEPILYGWKPTAGHKFYGDRKQRTVWNFDRPTKSDLHPTMKPVALCAYPIQNSSLSNCIVLDPFGGSGSTMMACEQTNRIARLIELDPKYADVIVKRYIDFKEITDDVTLIRGGKAYTYEDLILVD; encoded by the coding sequence ATGGACTTTCAAAAACTAGCGATTGAAGAACTGATCCCAGCAGGCTATAACCCGCGGAAACAACTGAAGCCTGGGGATCCGGAGTTTGAAAAAATTAAAACGAGCATTGAGACGTTTGGCTATGTGGATCCGGTGATTGTGAACGCGGACCATACCGTGATTGGCGGGCACCAGCGACTGACGGTGTTGAAAACCCTCGGCTATGACGAGATTGACTGTGTCGTCATCGACATTGATAAAACGAAAGAGAAAGCCCTGAACATTGCCCTGAATAAGATCAGTGGTGAATGGAATAAGGATCTCTTGGTTGAACTGATTGAGGATTTACAGTCGACGGACATTGATATTGGCATCACCGGTTTTGATCCGCCGGAGATCGATCAGCTCTTTAACGAAGTTCATGATAAAGACATCGATGAAGATGACTTTGATGTGGATGCGGCGTTGCAGGAAGAGACGATCACCCAGCCCGGTGACGTGTGGCAGCTTGGCAGGCATAAACTGATCTGCGGAGATAGCACGGAAGCAGGGACTTATGAAACGTTAATGGCTGGGGAGAAGGCGAACTTGATCGTCACGGACTTACCTTACAACGTGGACTACGAAGGTTCCGCGGGAAAAATCCAAAATGACAACATGGGCGATCAAGAATTTTACACGTTCCTGTTGAAAGCATATCAGAACATGTTTGGGCACTTGGAAGACGGCGCGGGTATCTATGTGTTCCACGCCGATCGCGAGACCGTGAACTTTAGAACAGCGATGAAAGATGCCGGATTTTTTATTCATCAGACGTGTATTTGGGTGAAGAACGCACCGGTCCTGAACCGCTGCGACTATTTATATACCCATGAACCGATTCTCTATGGTTGGAAGCCAACAGCCGGTCACAAGTTTTATGGAGATCGAAAACAACGAACCGTGTGGAATTTCGACAGGCCAACGAAAAGTGACCTGCATCCAACGATGAAGCCGGTAGCGTTATGCGCCTATCCGATCCAAAACAGCAGCCTTTCAAACTGCATTGTTTTGGATCCCTTCGGTGGAAGTGGCTCCACGATGATGGCCTGTGAACAAACGAATAGGATCGCGAGATTGATTGAGTTGGATCCGAAGTATGCGGATGTAATTGTGAAGCGATATATCGACTTCAAAGAAATAACAGATGATGTCACATTGATTCGGGGTGGGAAGGCTTATACGTATGAAGATCTTATTTTGGTAGATTAG
- a CDS encoding DUF7768 domain-containing protein produces MKINKFNQSGCYDPTPYEAFQNIDKEPAPLKGQVYIICQDVTEQEIYDIRAERFIRFALEKNKLPLLPRLNFRSFSESLDDQDELMLKRIRRSFMAQADEVWVFGKSISEEMMQDIRMARSKGKPIYHLTTTCEWLKGGVSHG; encoded by the coding sequence ATGAAAATCAATAAATTCAATCAGAGCGGGTGTTATGATCCAACACCATACGAGGCCTTTCAAAACATCGACAAAGAGCCGGCGCCTTTGAAAGGACAGGTCTATATCATCTGTCAGGACGTGACCGAGCAGGAGATCTACGACATCCGAGCGGAGCGGTTCATCCGCTTTGCACTCGAGAAGAATAAGCTGCCGCTTCTGCCAAGGCTCAACTTTCGATCGTTTTCAGAATCCTTGGATGATCAAGATGAGCTGATGTTGAAGCGGATCCGCCGTTCGTTCATGGCCCAGGCCGATGAAGTGTGGGTGTTCGGGAAGTCGATCTCAGAGGAGATGATGCAGGACATTCGCATGGCCAGATCAAAAGGGAAACCGATCTATCACCTGACCACCACGTGTGAGTGGTTGAAAGGTGGTGTGAGCCATGGATGA
- a CDS encoding DUF1492 domain-containing protein — protein sequence MDTKTFLSQAIWLDRLIQSKVEQQGRLKELALKVTTTYQDNPVQGGLRENSRMEASLVDLMALGEEINADIDRLIEVKQEIRRAVKTVDNLSYQPVLEMRYLDGRSWDDVAEIMSYDKRTVHRIHGRAIRELENKGVTKCH from the coding sequence ATGGACACGAAAACCTTTTTATCACAGGCGATCTGGTTGGACCGGTTGATTCAGTCCAAGGTTGAACAGCAAGGACGGTTGAAAGAGCTGGCGCTCAAGGTGACGACCACCTACCAGGACAACCCGGTTCAGGGCGGCCTTCGAGAGAACAGCCGGATGGAAGCCTCCCTCGTTGATCTGATGGCACTGGGAGAAGAGATCAATGCCGACATCGACCGGTTGATTGAAGTGAAGCAGGAGATACGCCGGGCCGTGAAGACGGTAGACAACCTGAGCTATCAGCCGGTCCTGGAGATGCGTTACTTGGACGGGCGTAGTTGGGATGATGTGGCGGAGATCATGAGCTATGATAAGCGCACGGTCCATCGGATCCATGGCCGGGCTATCCGTGAGCTGGAAAATAAAGGTGTCACTAAATGTCATTGA
- a CDS encoding phage antirepressor → MNELKLFHFEGHAVRTLQKAGETWWVAKDVCEVFGETNRNRAMRNLDADEKGYTQMTTPRGPQEVAIVNEPGLYSLLFTMRPKKARGLTAEEVTDRENRLKAFKRWVTHDVLPMIRQHGLYATEELLQNPDFLIKTLEALKETRAYNQRLEEENRIQIQQIAELQPKASYYDVVLTCKDAVAISTIAKDYGKSGKWLNRYLHERGVQFRQGSTWLLYQRYASLGYTTTRTHAFKGTGGEPRAKIHTYWTQKGRLFIYGLLKEDGILPLIEQTHDEDEAMSL, encoded by the coding sequence ATGAATGAGTTGAAGTTGTTTCATTTTGAAGGGCATGCCGTTCGAACGCTGCAAAAGGCTGGGGAGACCTGGTGGGTGGCGAAAGATGTCTGCGAGGTATTCGGCGAGACGAACCGCAACCGAGCCATGCGAAATCTGGATGCCGACGAAAAGGGGTATACGCAGATGACCACCCCTCGCGGCCCACAGGAAGTCGCGATTGTTAACGAACCTGGACTGTATTCGCTGTTGTTTACGATGAGACCGAAGAAAGCACGAGGGCTCACGGCAGAAGAGGTTACGGATCGGGAAAACCGGCTGAAGGCGTTTAAGCGCTGGGTCACGCACGATGTACTGCCAATGATTCGCCAACACGGCCTGTATGCAACGGAAGAGCTCCTGCAGAACCCGGATTTCCTGATCAAAACGCTGGAGGCGTTGAAAGAAACGCGCGCATATAACCAGCGGCTTGAAGAAGAGAACCGCATTCAAATCCAACAGATCGCGGAGCTTCAACCGAAGGCAAGCTATTACGATGTGGTGCTCACGTGTAAAGATGCCGTTGCGATCAGTACCATCGCAAAAGACTATGGGAAGTCCGGCAAGTGGCTGAACCGCTATTTACATGAGCGGGGCGTTCAATTTCGACAAGGGTCGACTTGGCTTTTGTACCAAAGATACGCAAGCCTGGGCTACACAACCACCCGGACGCATGCGTTCAAAGGAACTGGCGGAGAACCGCGTGCGAAGATCCATACGTACTGGACGCAAAAAGGTCGCCTCTTTATTTATGGGCTTTTGAAAGAGGACGGCATTCTTCCCCTTATTGAACAAACCCATGACGAAGACGAGGCGATGAGTCTATGA
- a CDS encoding Panacea domain-containing protein: MYNTISDVLLYFINKYPYPDELSKTRITKMVYLADLYKTQVIGEQLTEIKWYFDHYGPYVSDVYDAAKKDNRISFENTFSAFGHPKTVIRKNNTQEDLEYLYLEEEDKKILDQVIEETKYLNWTDFIDFVYNTKPIITNDKYNYLDLKSEN, from the coding sequence ATGTATAACACAATAAGTGATGTATTATTGTATTTTATTAATAAGTATCCCTATCCTGATGAGCTTTCTAAAACAAGAATCACTAAAATGGTTTATTTAGCGGATTTATACAAAACACAGGTAATAGGAGAACAATTAACTGAAATTAAATGGTATTTTGATCATTACGGCCCTTATGTAAGTGATGTTTATGATGCAGCAAAAAAAGATAATAGAATTTCTTTTGAGAACACTTTCTCTGCTTTCGGGCATCCTAAAACAGTAATTAGAAAAAATAATACTCAAGAAGATCTCGAATATTTATATTTAGAGGAAGAAGATAAAAAAATCCTTGACCAAGTTATAGAAGAAACCAAATATTTAAATTGGACTGACTTTATTGATTTTGTATATAATACAAAACCCATTATTACCAATGATAAATACAATTATTTAGATTTGAAAAGTGAAAACTAA
- a CDS encoding HNH endonuclease has translation MPKRPKSPCKHPNCPNVSDGAYCETHAKANPERPSAASRGYDSRWRKARKHYLNRHPLCVRCEQAGRVVPGTVVDHKIPHRGQRSLFWDEDNWQTLCKPCHDRKTRLEDQRPVY, from the coding sequence ATGCCGAAGCGACCGAAGAGCCCTTGCAAGCATCCGAACTGTCCGAACGTCTCCGACGGTGCCTACTGCGAGACGCATGCGAAGGCGAACCCCGAGCGACCGAGCGCTGCGAGCCGTGGTTACGACAGCCGGTGGCGCAAGGCACGGAAGCATTACCTGAACCGCCACCCGCTCTGTGTCCGGTGTGAACAGGCTGGTCGGGTGGTGCCGGGGACCGTCGTTGACCACAAAATACCCCACCGGGGGCAAAGGTCCCTGTTCTGGGACGAGGACAACTGGCAGACCCTCTGTAAACCTTGTCACGACAGGAAAACACGGTTGGAGGATCAACGTCCGGTCTACTAG
- a CDS encoding SNF2-related protein, with the protein MKFTAHDYQQYAIDFICQQRIASLILDMGLGKTVITLTALFDLLLDSFHVRKVLVVAPLRVGRDVWPEELDKWDHLEPLRYEVAIGNPEERLAALHRSAPITIINRENITWLIEKSGYPFDFDMVVIDELSSFKSHQSKRFKSMMKVRSKVTRIVGLTGTPSSNGLMDLWAEYRLLDKGERLGRFISHYRDAFFEPDKRNQQVIFTYKLKPGAEEQIYERIQDITISMKGSDHLSLPPLIVNERHVQLSEKEMARIEAIKRDLIITVEGEDITASNAAALSGKLLQMANGAVYDDQGQPIAIHERKLDALEDMVEAANGKPVLIAYWFKHDLDRIQAWIEATVLSNAASIQQWNEGRIQVGLIHPASAGHGLNLQFGGSTLIWFGLTWSLELYQQTNARLYRQGQTESVAIHHLIGKGTLDERVMKALKKKDVSQTAFIDAVKAELQLYEEEKTHENQ; encoded by the coding sequence ATGAAATTCACCGCACATGATTACCAGCAGTACGCCATTGATTTTATCTGCCAGCAGCGAATTGCAAGCCTCATCTTAGATATGGGGCTTGGGAAGACCGTCATTACGCTCACTGCATTGTTTGATTTGTTGCTTGATTCGTTTCACGTTCGAAAAGTACTGGTCGTCGCTCCGCTGCGGGTGGGGCGAGATGTCTGGCCGGAAGAGCTGGATAAGTGGGATCACCTTGAGCCATTACGGTATGAAGTAGCGATTGGGAATCCAGAGGAGCGGCTCGCGGCATTGCATCGTTCCGCTCCGATTACAATCATCAACCGGGAGAATATCACGTGGCTGATTGAAAAAAGCGGGTATCCGTTTGACTTTGATATGGTCGTGATCGATGAGTTATCCTCCTTTAAGTCTCATCAATCAAAACGATTTAAAAGCATGATGAAGGTCCGCTCAAAAGTAACGAGAATCGTTGGGCTCACGGGAACGCCTTCATCGAACGGCTTGATGGACCTTTGGGCGGAGTATCGTCTGTTGGATAAAGGAGAGCGGCTTGGACGTTTCATCAGCCATTACCGTGATGCCTTCTTTGAACCCGATAAACGGAATCAACAAGTGATTTTCACCTACAAGCTGAAACCAGGCGCTGAAGAGCAGATTTATGAACGGATACAGGACATTACCATTAGCATGAAAGGCAGTGATCACTTGTCGCTTCCACCTTTGATTGTCAATGAACGTCACGTGCAGCTCTCGGAGAAAGAGATGGCAAGGATCGAAGCGATCAAACGTGACCTCATTATCACCGTTGAGGGGGAAGACATTACCGCCTCGAACGCAGCGGCACTGTCGGGTAAACTTCTACAGATGGCGAACGGAGCCGTCTATGACGACCAGGGGCAACCCATTGCCATTCATGAACGAAAACTGGATGCCTTAGAGGATATGGTCGAAGCGGCGAATGGCAAACCAGTCCTTATCGCGTATTGGTTTAAACACGACTTAGATCGGATTCAAGCCTGGATTGAAGCCACGGTGTTGTCCAACGCAGCCTCAATCCAACAGTGGAATGAAGGGCGAATCCAGGTTGGACTCATTCATCCCGCTTCCGCAGGACATGGTTTGAATCTTCAATTTGGCGGATCAACACTCATCTGGTTCGGACTTACCTGGAGTTTAGAACTTTACCAACAAACGAACGCACGCTTATACCGTCAAGGTCAAACGGAGTCGGTTGCGATTCATCATCTCATTGGTAAAGGAACCCTTGATGAACGGGTGATGAAAGCCCTCAAGAAAAAAGATGTCAGTCAGACGGCGTTCATTGATGCCGTGAAAGCCGAACTACAATTATACGAGGAGGAGAAAACCCATGAAAATCAATAA
- a CDS encoding VRR-NUC domain-containing protein: protein MTEKDIEKQLVVSTRTAGGMAPKLVSPGFDGIPDRLILMPGGRIGFVEVKAPGKRLRPLQEKRKRQLEALGFSAFVLDGVEQIPEILTAIQGGGER, encoded by the coding sequence ATGACTGAAAAGGATATTGAGAAACAGTTGGTTGTTTCCACTCGAACAGCGGGTGGCATGGCACCGAAGTTGGTCAGTCCCGGTTTCGATGGGATCCCTGATCGGTTGATCTTGATGCCAGGTGGTCGCATCGGCTTCGTTGAAGTGAAAGCGCCTGGTAAGCGTTTGCGACCCTTACAGGAAAAGCGAAAACGACAGTTAGAGGCGCTCGGGTTTTCGGCGTTCGTTTTAGACGGCGTTGAACAGATCCCTGAGATCCTGACTGCGATTCAAGGAGGTGGCGAGAGATGA
- a CDS encoding virulence-associated E family protein, whose protein sequence is MRTLAIAYGNSRQTKKWVNKTITFEELKERLKKPIRTTESVEEYAKMSKAQKDDAKDHGGFVAGVLTGGRRKVDTVERRSMIALDGDRIDSNFLDTYEEKAPYSSVLYATHSSTDEQPRVRILFPLTRDVTPEEFVAVSRYLAQMLGIDQFDECSYLVNQLMYWPSMPADGTFLYKEVDKAWLDPDQLLAAHPEWTDPTQLPTSSRESKANAVTYQKVLDPLEKEGVVGLFNRVYFPVTKALDAFLSDVYEPTDDDSRYHFIESSSMAGVEIKEDGKFVYSHHAKDPAYLRLCNAFDIVRMHRFGDDNEKKSFQDMCDFAMKIDEVKVFAAHEKRLEAEADFSDEDDDWETRLIYKPRTNALENSVYNLNLILNHDPNFVHFAFNELANRIQVTGPLPWERPEGNVFWREADTAQLKSVLDIRYLSFSSRNHDVAFTKVADDRRFHPIRDYLNDLPEWDGVKRVEDLFITYLQADDTDYVRAVTRKTFAAAVARIYKPGTKFDSVPVLDGDQGIGKSTIVKDLVTPDFYSEALSLTDMDDKSGAEKLQGFWVVEIGELAGMKKADIEKVKAFLSTSDDKYRPSYGRVVESHPRQCIIIATVNGERGYLRDITGNRRFWIIKLHQKKQKKSWHFTEEFRQQFWAEAKAIWEAGEKLYLEGDVLEAAEQAQKGALEADERVGMVEEYLNVPLPADWANMDLFARRHYLSGSEFGEATRHGKIQRTSVSNAEIWCECFQRNLSELKTTDSYQIAALMAQISGWERTSTIKRLPIYGRQRLYDYQEP, encoded by the coding sequence ATGAGGACATTAGCCATTGCATATGGAAACAGTCGTCAGACAAAGAAGTGGGTGAATAAAACCATCACCTTTGAAGAATTGAAGGAACGACTCAAGAAGCCGATCCGGACGACGGAATCCGTTGAAGAGTATGCCAAAATGTCGAAGGCGCAAAAGGACGATGCAAAAGATCATGGTGGCTTCGTCGCAGGTGTGTTGACGGGTGGACGCCGGAAAGTGGACACGGTGGAACGACGGTCGATGATTGCGTTGGATGGGGACCGGATCGATAGCAATTTTCTTGACACTTATGAAGAAAAGGCGCCTTATTCATCTGTTTTATACGCCACCCACAGCAGCACTGACGAGCAGCCGAGGGTACGCATCCTCTTTCCTCTTACCCGTGATGTGACGCCGGAGGAATTCGTAGCCGTTTCAAGGTACCTCGCCCAGATGTTAGGGATCGATCAGTTCGATGAATGTTCGTACCTGGTCAATCAGCTCATGTACTGGCCGAGTATGCCGGCGGACGGCACGTTTCTTTATAAGGAAGTGGACAAGGCATGGTTGGACCCCGATCAGCTATTAGCCGCTCACCCAGAATGGACTGATCCAACACAGCTCCCGACTTCTTCTCGCGAGAGTAAAGCGAACGCCGTCACCTATCAAAAGGTACTCGATCCACTTGAAAAGGAGGGTGTGGTTGGGCTATTTAATCGGGTTTACTTCCCCGTTACGAAAGCGCTGGACGCGTTCTTATCAGATGTCTACGAACCAACAGACGATGACAGCCGCTATCACTTTATTGAGTCCAGCAGCATGGCTGGTGTGGAAATCAAAGAGGATGGCAAGTTTGTCTATAGCCACCATGCCAAGGATCCGGCCTACCTTCGGTTGTGTAATGCCTTTGACATTGTCCGGATGCATCGCTTCGGTGATGACAACGAAAAGAAGTCATTTCAGGATATGTGCGATTTTGCTATGAAGATCGATGAGGTGAAAGTCTTTGCCGCGCATGAAAAGCGGCTCGAAGCGGAGGCCGATTTCTCAGATGAAGATGATGATTGGGAAACGAGGCTGATCTATAAACCGAGAACCAATGCTCTGGAAAACAGCGTGTATAACCTGAATCTGATTTTAAACCACGATCCGAATTTTGTTCATTTTGCATTCAACGAGCTCGCCAATCGCATCCAGGTCACAGGCCCGCTTCCTTGGGAGCGTCCCGAAGGAAATGTGTTTTGGCGAGAGGCGGATACGGCTCAGTTGAAGTCGGTATTGGACATCCGCTACCTGTCATTCTCAAGCAGAAACCATGACGTGGCTTTTACGAAAGTGGCGGATGATCGCCGGTTTCATCCAATCAGGGATTACTTGAATGACTTGCCGGAATGGGATGGTGTAAAGCGTGTGGAAGATCTCTTCATTACCTATCTTCAAGCGGATGATACCGACTATGTACGAGCGGTTACGAGAAAGACCTTTGCCGCAGCCGTTGCCCGCATCTATAAGCCAGGGACGAAGTTTGATAGCGTGCCCGTGCTTGACGGGGATCAAGGAATCGGCAAAAGCACGATTGTAAAAGACCTGGTCACACCGGATTTCTATTCCGAAGCTTTAAGCCTGACAGACATGGACGATAAGTCAGGAGCTGAAAAGCTGCAGGGGTTCTGGGTCGTGGAGATCGGGGAGCTTGCCGGTATGAAAAAGGCCGATATTGAAAAAGTGAAAGCGTTCCTTTCCACCTCTGATGATAAGTACCGCCCGTCTTATGGAAGAGTCGTTGAGAGCCACCCAAGGCAATGCATTATTATCGCAACCGTCAACGGTGAACGCGGCTACTTGCGTGACATCACTGGGAACCGCCGCTTTTGGATCATCAAACTGCATCAGAAAAAGCAGAAAAAATCCTGGCATTTCACAGAAGAATTCCGCCAACAGTTCTGGGCGGAAGCGAAAGCGATCTGGGAGGCCGGCGAAAAACTGTACCTTGAAGGGGATGTATTAGAAGCAGCGGAACAAGCACAGAAGGGTGCGTTGGAGGCAGACGAGCGTGTCGGGATGGTAGAAGAGTACTTGAACGTGCCTCTGCCAGCCGACTGGGCGAACATGGATCTCTTTGCCCGCCGCCATTACCTGAGCGGTAGCGAATTTGGCGAAGCAACGCGCCACGGTAAGATTCAACGAACGAGTGTCAGTAACGCGGAAATCTGGTGCGAGTGCTTTCAACGAAACCTCTCCGAGTTAAAGACCACCGACAGTTATCAAATTGCAGCACTCATGGCCCAAATCAGTGGGTGGGAACGCACCAGCACCATCAAACGTTTGCCGATTTATGGGAGGCAACGCTTGTATGACTATCAGGAGCCGTGA